One stretch of Daphnia pulicaria isolate SC F1-1A chromosome 6, SC_F0-13Bv2, whole genome shotgun sequence DNA includes these proteins:
- the LOC124343793 gene encoding ras-like GTP-binding protein RhoL, with amino-acid sequence MNRIRPLKITVVGDGMVGKTCILIVYTKKEFPEIHVPTVFDNFSDTIEVDGFPYNVTLWDTAGQEEYKNLRILSYPNTDVFLLCYAVNIRSTFENIITKWIPELKHYCPHTSIVLVGTKVDIRQEGQSNCVSTTEGRELSKKFQLNSFLECSAKTQENVIQVFEEATRVALNKPKSKPHKCSLL; translated from the exons ATGAATAGAATCCGGCCTTTAAAGATAACCGTAGTCGGAGACGGTATGGTGGGAAAAACGTGCATTCTCATTGTGTACACAAAGAAAGAATTTCCAGAAATACATGTTCCGACTGT attTGACAACTTTTCTGATACAATTGAAGTGGATGGATTTCCGTACAATGTTACACTCTGGGACACTGCCGGCCAGGAAGAATACAAAAACCTGCGCATTCTTTCCTATCCTAAC acGGACGTTTTCCTACTTTGCTATGCCGTTAACATACGGTCAACTTTTGAAAACATCATCACAAAATGGATCCCTGAATTGAAGCATTATTGCCCTCACACATCCATAGTACTTGTTG GTACAAAAGTAGATATCCGGCAAGAAGGGCAATCAAATTGC gtcTCTACCACTGAGGGTCGAGAACTGAGCAAGAAATTTCAACTCAACAGTTTTCTGGAGTGTTCGGCGAAGACGCAAGAGAATGTAATACAAGTTTTCGAAGAAGCCACTCGAGTTGCTCTGAATAAACCGAAATCTAAACCGCACAAGTGCAGCCTTCTTTAG